A stretch of the Azorhizobium caulinodans ORS 571 genome encodes the following:
- a CDS encoding peroxidase-related enzyme (This protein belongs to a clade of uncharacterized proteins related to peroxidases such as the alkylhydroperoxidase AhpD.), whose amino-acid sequence MSEVVHTFTTKVPRWRPYVTPVRLEEATEEQREAMKITPSNTKVSDYVLTLAHDPESLAVRSPLFNAIMYGDDGLSRAERELGAVGASVVNRCVYCAAVHASRYNQLAKAPEVIKAIFAAETKAELEPRNQAIFDFAVAVSNTPPEAAADHIAALREQGLTDLEQVDLILSAAIFGWANRLMHTLGEPVAT is encoded by the coding sequence ATGAGCGAGGTCGTCCATACCTTCACCACCAAGGTCCCCCGCTGGCGGCCCTATGTGACGCCGGTGCGCCTGGAAGAGGCGACCGAGGAACAGCGGGAGGCGATGAAGATCACGCCCTCCAACACCAAGGTGTCGGATTACGTGCTCACGCTGGCCCATGATCCGGAGTCGCTGGCGGTGCGCTCGCCCCTCTTCAACGCCATCATGTATGGCGACGATGGCCTGTCGCGGGCGGAGCGGGAATTGGGGGCGGTGGGCGCCTCGGTGGTGAACCGCTGCGTCTATTGCGCGGCGGTCCATGCCTCCCGCTACAACCAGCTCGCCAAGGCGCCGGAGGTCATCAAGGCCATTTTCGCCGCCGAGACGAAGGCGGAACTGGAGCCGCGCAATCAGGCCATCTTCGATTTTGCCGTGGCGGTGTCGAATACCCCGCCCGAAGCAGCGGCCGACCACATCGCGGCCCTGCGCGAACAGGGGCTGACCGATCTGGAGCAGGTGGACCTGATCCTCTCCGCCGCCATCTTTGG
- a CDS encoding CMD domain-containing protein, translated as MDHVIERLAGVRPGSPLAAALAERAQIMGLSQASHDAVLIPRAPGGLSHGERAALAVRMARALADEALAAHYQGLLSQAGEMPELTRVAAGQAGPFAPRLGAIVRHVDMLTLAPREATRGDVETLTAAGIAEADVVRLAELAAFVNYQARVIAGLRLLGGTA; from the coding sequence ATGGATCATGTGATCGAACGGCTGGCGGGCGTCCGGCCCGGTTCGCCGCTCGCCGCCGCACTGGCTGAGCGGGCGCAGATCATGGGGCTGAGCCAAGCGAGCCATGACGCAGTGCTCATTCCCCGCGCCCCTGGCGGGCTGAGCCACGGCGAACGCGCCGCGCTGGCGGTGCGCATGGCGCGTGCGCTGGCGGACGAGGCGCTCGCCGCCCATTATCAGGGCCTGCTGTCCCAGGCGGGCGAGATGCCGGAACTCACCCGCGTTGCCGCCGGTCAGGCCGGGCCGTTCGCGCCGCGCCTCGGCGCCATCGTCCGGCACGTGGACATGCTCACTTTGGCGCCGCGCGAGGCGACGCGGGGCGACGTCGAAACCCTCACGGCGGCGGGCATTGCCGAGGCGGACGTGGTCCGTCTCGCCGAGCTTGCGGCCTTCGTGAACTATCAGGCCCGCGTCATCGCCGGGCTGCGTCTGCTGGGAGGCACGGCATGA